A segment of the Chiloscyllium plagiosum isolate BGI_BamShark_2017 chromosome 39, ASM401019v2, whole genome shotgun sequence genome:
TATGGCATGCTAACTGCTTGCATGTTAGCCTCCTGTACATATTAGCTTATTCATCTTGCCTATCTTAAAATAATTCTGTCTGTCCAAGCTTTCCCCCAATTACAGTCTATCTTGCCTAGTCACTACCTTGTGTTGGGAATTTATATTCAAGAACTAAGAGAAACTAGAAGGTATTGAACTATTTGGATGCTTTCTCAATTAAACCAGGTTTTACAAGGAAAGGAGGTCAATAAGTTAATGTGAGCTGCAAACCATCTGATTACAAAAAGTCAAACAAAAATTATTAACCAGTTTTGCCACTTGTTATAACACATTCATTTCTAAAACATGTCAATTTCTTTAACTCAAAAGTAATCTGGTGATAGTCTCTTACTCTGGATAGCAGTACACAAGAGCAATAATTGGGCATTGTGCTGATTGAATTAAAACATTTCCACTAATGGCATAGAAGAGGGATACATTGCTTATGCTACAGTCATAAGAACACAAACATCCTGTATTACTTTGCAGCTTCTTTATGTCCTCCCAGTCTTTCCCACCAACCATGGTGAATTTTGTATTTGACTTGGATGAAGTATCAAGTTCTTGCTGGAATGTCAGTTATTTGAAGCATCTATATCATCAACTAGTTACATCCTGTCATTTCAAAAGAAAACCAATTccttctgctttctgtccagTTGGTGCAAACAGCAAGGAGCTGATATAGAACGAAGGAGCGCTTGAAGATCTCATGGCAGAAAGAATGACTTGTAATCTACAAGCTGAAAAATCTTGTTATGGCCCTGTCAGGCAATGAGTTCCTGATCCCAACCACCTTTTGGggaaaatgtttctctctccccaccacTTTTACCTGGCAGAAAGATGAGAGAGCAGTTGCTTTAAATCAATGTCTGTAGTCATTATCCCTTTGCTGAAGTAAATAGACCCCTCACTATTGTTTACATCCCCATCGATCACCTCCCAATGTCCTCTATCCCTGGCAGAACAACCCCAAGCTgtgcaatctttcctcatagctgcaTTTTCccagtcccagcaatatccttccaaatctcCAATGTCCTCAAATGCAATTATATCCAGTGTACAGTTCTAGCATTACCTCCCAGCTTGTCTACTCAGAAtctgcacaatttaaaaaaaagggttccTTATTCCTTAACCACCTCCCCAACCTGTCCTACTAACCTCACTTCCTCTTCACCTCTCAGTGCTCTCCAATAATTGCAGATACGTTTTGCCTTGTTTGACTTCCCCAAATGCATTGACTCACTTCTCCCAGTTGGAAAACAATTGACATTTTCTGCACACTTGACCCATCCATTGATATGGCACTGCTTCCTGCACACGATAGCTGGAACAcgatgaacagttttgggccccgaaTCTAAAGGAGGGAAACACACACCAGCattggtgttgggggtgggggagtcaataTCCAGAAAAGGCTCACTGGGGTGATGCGGAGGTGTTGTTGTTGGACTGGGTAGACAAAGTCGGAAGTCACATGACATTAAGTTATTGTTTAACAGGTTTATTGaaagtcacaagcttttggagcttgaTTTTGTTACCCTCCCAtaactgttaaagttcacttaagaatgtaactttaaaaaagttctgtgatttacatatgaaagaactgaaaccaatatggtcattctaaaagatgagacactgAACAATCCGGGTCCTTTTcgaaatataatttcagttacatcacactgtaaacttttgctataaattctgtcttacgatcttatactccacaaccacctaatgaaggagcaacattccaaaagctcgtgcttccaaataaacctgttggattattacctggtgttgtgatttttaactttgtacctcccACAACTCCTTTGCCATGACTTCTGACCTCTGCTGATTCCAGGTACAGGGTGACAATCTTatggaggagagattgagcagattGGACCTGTACTTGGagatgttttcccttgtggtAAAAGtctagaagtagagggcataaatATGcttcccttactctgagattaagTCAGATGAAGGGGAATTTATTCTCAGAGGCTTgcaaatctgtgaaattctttactagAGGGcaattgaggctgggtcattaacaatttataggagaaagtgaggcctgcagatgctggacgtcAGAGtggaagagtgcggtgctggaaaaacacagctggtcaggcagcatccaaggaaagatgaagagcttatgctcaaaatatcgactctcccgtgcctcagatgctgcctaactggctgtgcttttccagcaccacactcttcaactcattAACAATCTATCAcaaccttgaatgtacttaatcaCTAAAGGAGTCAAGGGTTGtagagaaaagacaggaaagtagaatggaggatgatcagatcagccattacctcattgaatggcagagcagactcattaggctgatcagagctgaaaaatgcgttgctggaaaagcgcaggtcaggcagcatccaaggaacaggagaatctacgtttcaggcataagcccttccaaaacgtcgattctcctgttccctggatgctgcctgacctgctgcgcttttccagcaacacattttcagttctgatctccagcatctgcagtcctcactttctccattaggcTGAACATCCTACTTGTGCTCGTCTTACGTCCCCCTCACCAACCCCACAGTCAATTTCCATGTTGACCATCCCGGTATTTACATCTGTAAAATTAATAcgtaatacaaaaaaaaacagaggacCTTAGATTGCTTCCTGTAGAAAGCCACTGGAAACAGCCGTCCTGTCGCAAGAACACCCGTCAACAATTACCTGATTTCTTGTCATTGAGCCAAGATACTTAGTTAATATTATCATGTCGCATGGGATTTCATTGTTTTTGAAAAACattccacttgatgaaggagcagtgctccaaaaggtagtgcttccaaataaacctgttggactacaaccaagtgttgtaatttttaacattatcAAATGTCTTATCGAAATCCATGTAGATCATATCAACTCCACTGCTCTAATATATCATTTTCACTACGTCCTcacaaaattcaatcaagttaatgagacctGATCTTTCcttaacaaatccacactgattaTTTTTGATTAATCAGCACCTTGCTATGAGAAAACCTATGGCTCAAATTGATTCAAATAATTTTCTTGAGGTTAGACTGACCGGCTTATAATTGTTCAGTTTGTTTTCAAACCTGGGGGGCGAGGGCCAAAGTGGTAAAACATTCATAATGCTCTAATATTCCAGCATGGGTATACAGAGAGATTCAGAAAATGACTGACTGCAATTAGAACCCCTCCTACCCGGATTCAGAACGTGTTTGTTTGAGGTTGGATTAACTTACCAATCAATTCCTTGCATAGCCACTTGCTGTTCCCTTCTCTACTGAAAAGAAATCCTCAAACCTAaaccctctcactttaaacccgaGTCATGTACCACAACACTGACAAACAAACACATGGCTAGACTTTAGTCTCAGTCAGAAAACAAAAAATCAATAACTTTATTCCATCCTTTACGCCTTTTCCTTACAATaaatccctcccccacccaatTCTGATTCAGTCTGCATTTTCATTCCCTCAAACTGGCAGAGTTGAGCTGAATGTTGAATTTGGACTGTCCAGATATGGCAGAGATTTCGGGGCCCCTTGTTCCCCTGCCGAAAAACACCTGGCCTTGAACCCCCAGCTCAAGTTGGACACTCAGATCGTGAAACTCAGGCAGCAGCCCACTGCCTCAGTACACTGTTGTGGGAGTGTAACAAAATCATTCACTCACCTCTAAACAAAACAGTTCACCCTGGAAGTGCAGAGAATTTTGAAGGAGACCACAcctccccaacaccaccaccccctcccctccccgccCTCAtacaaacagtatccaaaacggtatacttgtttttgaggggaatagccacaggggattcctaTACTCTCTGCCTACTTCCTAGCTCTCATTGTTTGGGAGTCTCAACACCCAGGCGTGTGGGGCATATCTGTCAGAGCACCTGGGTTTGCTAAGCCTCTGTTTATTCACTGAAGGCAGGCACAAGATCAAAGTGAGATTAAACCTCAGGGGTGAAGCAAGTTAACCTGAGAGTGAGCACAGTCCTCCTTTAGCTGGGTAGCTTTCACCTCTCCCTCCAGAGATAAACGAAACCTGGACCAACAGATTACTACACACATTTTAATTAAACATATTGGTAAGTGcttaaagcaattttttttattaaaggtACAGTTAGGATTTAATGAATTCAGCAACACCACATGTTCTGCATCCACAAAGGCCTCCTTTCTGTCTGCCCTCAAGTGGGAGAGAGATTGCCTGGGCTTTggtgggtggagggagggaagagaaagagagacagactaTACAGGCGTCGGAAAGGGCTAGTGGGCATCTGGAAGGGCCGGGTGGCAGCAGTGCTATCAGGACATAGGGTGGACATTTACTGAGTCACAATCTGATGTCTAGGTTAGCTTTCCTATTCAGTACAACAGGAGATAGGTTTTGATTTCAAGCTGCTAGCTACTTCAGAAACCAAGGCTACAGAAAGTGAGCCCACCCATATCTGACAGGCAGATTCAGTGAACTTGGAATGGCACAAGACGGCAAAGCTTCAGGAGCTGCTCAGGGAGTCAAGTTCCCAACTCAGATTAGTGCAACTGCCATCGGTTATTACAAAGGCCTTCCCCACATCCTGCCATCTCACAGCTTTGCAGCACGACTTTTAGACCATGCCTACAGAGGAGGGTCTGAGGGACCAAACACTGCCAAGCTTGGTCAGACTCCATTCTCTTCCGCTGTCCAGTGTACTGAGTGAGAGAACATGGACCAAGTGTTGCAGCCTGTGCCAGGATGTGTTATAGGGAGGGCAGCTGGGTCAGTGGTTAGTTCCTTCAGTGCAGGAAAAATGGACAAACCAGGATAAAGTATTTGCATCGTCTTTGTGAACTGAATGCCAGTGGTTAATTCCAGAACAGTTAAAACAGAGTTTCACAGAAACTTCAATCTCCAAGACATTACACAGAGGagaaaactgcaaaaaaaaacacctccCCATTCAAAACACAGCAAAAATCAGCTGCAGTATACAACACTTCCAAACAAACCCAACAGACAAACTCCAGAAATCCAACAGTCGGAGCAAGTGGAAATGTGCACCCTCCTGGGGCACACCAAAGTGAGCAGGATTTTATCCTTtaaataatttacaaaaaaagGGAGTGTCTAGATTTGTTCAGCTTCCTCCTGTTGGGAGGAGCCTTCCCTGGAGATAACTCCTTGGCCCGGGGATCAGCTCCTATCTGGACTCCAGTGCTGCATGCCTATGTCTCTGCGCTATTACCTCTATGTACTTGGCTCACCGTGGTCTTGCTCTGTGTTGACCAGTGAGAGACAGTCACTTGGCAGCTCATCACTGGTGCCACAGGGCGACCGAATGAGGAATAGCTGCAAGCACAGCCCTCAGCACAACGGCCCTCACTATCCTTACTAGTGATTGAAGAGCAAAACGTGGTTGAGATTTGAAAGGAGGTCTGGCCGATCCCAAACAGCTCCTGGCCACAAATGCTTTCATCAAGGCAAGGAGGTGCATCTCTCCAACACACCTCAACTTAGGATCAAGGGAGCTCTTGGTGACAGCAAAGACAAATCACAAATGGATGTCTACCTAGGGGAGGGCAGGGCAGCAGGCATGTGAATGCACCCCTGtcctcccatttccctctcaccccatGTAGAAACACACTTCAGCAGGCTTGTGCAATCCAAGTGTAAGAGCCTTTGATCAGTGAGGTGGTTTCAGCGGGAACAAGCCACAGTGTGCCCCCACTCCTCACCAGTGAGTATTTCACACCCCTCTCTAACCCAGCAGCAATTGTATATACAACAAACAGACATTTGATTCCTTCACATGACACAGGGGCCAAGGTGCAGGTCAGTCGATCCAAACCCACCGACTGTCATTGGTCTCCACCTCAGCAGTGGACAGTTGGGGGTTCACACAGCCCTGCCAAACAGTGCACTGCACTTCATTCTCACAACTCCGTAGGAGGCAGGGAAGAGAACAGGAGTGAGTTTAGTACTCGAAAGAAATCTTAAAATCAGAATCCAAATAGAAACCATTTTTGCCCCAAACTGAAAATTCtgcaagaaaagaaaatcaaaatggcaAATGGGGTGAGGAAAGGGGTGCTGGTGTCATAGCTGACTCAGTCAGAAACACAGCATGAGGGGTGCCAGTAGTGGTGACATCCCAGACAGTAGATGCTGCACACAGTCGCTCAGCCCCCCTGCTGGGCAGGTGGGGGGAATCACTGTCAGTGGTCACTATGTAATCTTCCCAGTCTGATTATACATCACAGCTCCCTGATCCCAGCTCTCCTTCCTGTACGGATTCTCCAACATGTATCGATACTTGTTAAGGTTTTGCAGCAGGTATTTGGGAGCATACATGTGTTCTTTGGGGTCTGCAGGAGGGTATTCTTGCTCAGTGCCATCAAACCAGCCACCCGTCTGGATTAATTCTCGAATGTAGCTCAGATCTCTTTTTTCTTGGTAATTCCCCCAGCGAGGGAAGTCTCCGTTCTGTGCAGACAGCAGCTTGTAGCGGATGCCTTCAGGTTTAAAGCACCAAGAACAGTGCCAGCCTGCAAAGTGAAGAGGACTACCTACCGCCCAGGGCACCAGGATGTGTCCCGTGCTGTTCTCATACAGCCGGAAGTTTGgcatcagatagtactccctccgCCGCAGTTTAATCCCATCTCCATTGTAAACCATGAACAGCATGGCCACAGTACAGCCCGATATCACTTCCAGGCTCCCTGGCTGCTTCCAGAAAAAGCCGTACAGTGACTTCCGCAGATGGAAGGCAAAGGGCTCGGTCCAACCATCAAAGAGTTTGAGGAACAGCACACCATCGTGAGCTGGGATTTCATCAGCGTCGTTGATGAGGAAGATATCATCATCCCGCAAGTTGATAATCCGGCTCATACCATTCTGGGTCAGGAAAGTCCGTAGGTAATCATCGGCGATCCAGCCATCCTGCCTCCCTCCGCTGGGGAAGTGGTCCAGGAAAACGTACAGGATCTTGTTTCCCATGTAACTGTATGTTCCATTCAGGAGCATCTCGATGAATTTTAAGGGCTTGGGCTCCCCAAAGGCAGTAAAGTTTGACTCACAGATAACGAAGACATCGACCACATCGCCCAGCTCGTGAAACCGGACGTCCAACAGATCAAACTCGTGGTTGATGTTAACGGCGTTGATCACTCTACGAGGCATTGGTCGTGGGCTCAGACGCTCTTTTGTTGGCAGATTGGAATACTGGACCATGGTTGGCACCCCACAATATGACCCATGCCATCCTGGGAGGCAAGGGCATCCCACCCACCTGCGCCTAGGCCTTCCACTGAAACCCTTGTTTGCCACCTTCTGCACCGACGGCTTGTCCATCACACTGCGGTCCCAGTCGACTGCACCCTCCACAGAGGGTGCTGCCATCTTGGTGCCCTGCTTAAAACAAATGGCTCCAGCCTTGGTTTGTATGAAGTACTTTGCCTCGTCATCCTTCAGCTCAAACAGGGCTCGGTGTAATGGTGGGCGGGCTCCGTTCTGAACTTTCACAGTGACCTGTAGCCCAGAGCCAGTATTTACATCCTCTGCTGCATTCTGCTTCCAGAAGAACTGCGAGTCGACAAAGATGGACCGGAGGGAAGGGCTGAAGGCAGACAGCTCATGGGAAAACGTGATGTAGGACAGGGCTTTGAGGAAGTGCATGAAGGAAATGAGACACAGTCCTGCCATACACAGAACCAGAACCAAACGGCGTCGGCGCATCTTCATCCTAAACCAGAGAGAAAACATCAGTCATTAAAAACCCTCCAAGAAACTGCCTTACTATAGCACCTTACACAAACAAACTACCTTTGAATGACAGGCACTCTTGGAATGTAGCTGACAAAATACACGCACTGTAAAGGTTCCAGATATTCTCTCTTTTGGAAGTAAAAACTAAAACGGAAGTCAGACTGCTATATAGCAGAATACCTGGGGAGTTTTGCAGCTTGGTAAAATCACATGGTACACATTTTTAGCTGTGAAAAACAAATGTTGCTTTTTGAAGTGTGGAATTGTTACTTTCAGACTGTGGCACAGAGTGTCTGAGTTAAGGAAATACTGCCAAACAGCCTCAAATTTGTAGCAAACTGCAGGTGCAAGACAGCCAGAGTCTCCAAAGTCAGCAACCTGATTAATCTCTCATTCTCTTTCAACCTTccctgtctctcctcctcctggcacaaatgaaaagatttaaaaaagaaaatcttaaAAAAGGTAGATTCACAACTCAACTATCAGTGAAGAATGACCAACACTGTACAGACAACAGCATGCCATCATTACTTAAATCAAAAGGAGCTGAGAGACAATTTAACTCTTCTCATCCACTCCTGCCAACATCTGCACTAGATCTTCCAAATTTTCttcagtcaatattttttcacCCATTGTAATGGGTGTCAAGCTGTCTGTGATCCATCATAATCATGAAAGTTTGTATTTGAGGTAgaggtttctaaaaaaaaaaggtataTAGTTTAAGTCATCATtgatatgtacagcacagaaacaggcccttcagtccaactcatctgtgccgaccagatatccgaaactgatcgagtcccatttgccaacatatggcccatatccctctaaacctttcctatattcatatacctatccagatgccttttaattgttgtaattgtcctagcctccaccacttcctctggctgttcattccatatacgcaccaccctctgcgtgaaaaagttactcattagtcccttttaaatcttgcctctcaccataaacctatgctctatagttttggactcctcgactctggggaaaagacctgacTATTTACCCTCACCATGCCCaccatgatttaataaacctctacgAAAGGTCACAACTCAGTCTCTGAGGCGCTAAGGAAAAAAGACCAATCATactcagcctctcgctatagctcaaaccctccaattccagcaacatccttggaatgtttttctgaaccctttcaagtttgccACCACCTTTCCAATAGCAGTACTTCTAACCTGGTCTGCCaactctccaacaacttgtcaaatgtttttctggggtttcacactgtcctccttGCAGTATACAATGCTTCCACATTTTATGTCTCCTGTAAACTCTGAAATTACCCTCTCCACACCAAAATTCTgatcattaatatgtatcaggaaaagcaagggtcccaatactgCCCCCTGGTAGTTTAGTAATCCTCTCTTATCTCTGCCATTTATAAAAAAGTGTTAAAATGAATAGTTGTTTTCCGTTAAGGATGGAACGCAGTGTGCGCTGCTTTAGTTGGAGTCAGatatacaccacagaaacagaccctttggtccaactcatccatgctgaccagataccctaaattaatcttgttccatttgccagcacttggcccacatccctctaaacccttcctattcatatacccatccagatgccttttaaatgtaccagccaccaccacttctggcagctcattccatacacgcaccatcctctgtgtgaaaaggttactcaAGGTTCCTtttaactcagtggttagcactgctgcctcacagtaccagggaccagagttcaattccagcctcaggcaactgtctgtgtggagtttgcacattcttcctgtgtctgcgtgggtttcctcccacagtccagagatgcgcaggttaggtgaattgaccatgctaaattgcccatagtgttcaaggctgagagagttaggtgcactagtctggggtaagtataggggagggtaatggatctgggtgggttcctcttcagagggttggtgtggacttgttgggccaaatggcctgtttgctccctgtagggattctatgattcaaaaccTACTTCCTCGAGTTTTGGActttcccatcccagggaaaagaccttgtctatttaggtaaaaacaaggactgcagatgctggaaaccagagtctagatcagagtggtgctataaaagcacagcagatcagacagcatccaaggagcaggaaaaccgacgtttcgggcaaaagcccttcatcaggaatagaggtagggtgcctgcagagtggagcttatctatttaccctatccatgcctctcatgattttattaacttctaaggtcaaccctcagcctctctgatgctccagggaaaacagccccaacctattcagcctctccctgtaggccaaatcctccaaccctggtaacattgttgtaaatcttttctgaagatgGGAGCTGGGAGAccagctgggagaccagaattgcacacagtattccaaaagtggcctcaccaatatcctgtacaactgcaacatgacctcccaactcctacactcaatgcaccgACCAATAAAAAACCATactaaacatcatcttcactatcctgtctacctgcgactccactttcaagaggcACTCTTGATCGAAACTTAATCTCCACATTGTACTAAACTACATGATTTCAGCGAGAGCTCCTTCATGCAATAAGTTGGATGAGGGAACAGGAGCAAAGATCAGATAAAGTTTAAAATTACAAGTGAAAGATTCAATAGGGAGAAACCGTTTCAAAGGAATTAATGGTCAGGAACCAGAGGATTCTGATTGAAGATAACTGGCAAAACAAAGAAGCTGGAAGCAGCATCACAGAAGTGTTCCAGCATCGCTGTCACCATGAATAATTTTGAACTTCAACATTATCTACTAGTGATCCCAGCTGGAATTCAAGTGGAGACTAGTTGATTGTAATGGCTATGGGGCAGTTTGGCCAAGCCCAGACCTACCCAATGGAGGGTTCGATGGGAACCTACCAAACAGCAAgctcaaacacaaacacaaagccTCCACACCAAAAGACACACTAACATGAACCAGAAACTTAGCTCCACAACCCCACTCCTGAAGCCACTGTGAGAAGACAACGCCAATCCCGAGCTACACATCAGTCCGCATGTGAATGCGTCAAACAAACCAGTGCTGGAGTCTGCAGAGCTGAGCCAATGCAGACTCTCTAAGAACAAGCCAACTAGTCCCACTCATTGATCTTTTCATCAAACCAGggtggaacggtggctcagtggttagcactgttgcttcacagcaccagggtcccaggttcgattccagccttgggtgactgtgtggagtttgcacattctccctgtgtctgcgtgggtttcctcagagtgctctggtttcctcccagagtccaaagatgtgcagggcaggtgaattggccatgctaaattgcccatagtgttaggtgcatcattcagtggggaaatgggtctggatgggttgcacttcggagggtctgtgtgtactggttgggctgaagggcctgtttccacactgtagggaatctaatcaaagagtCACCAAGACGCcgtgttaacactgctttcttgttacagatgctgctagacttgctgagttctgctagcaatttgtgtttttttttctcctcactCCCTGTACCTTGAATGTATTATTAAAGGATTTGTCATCATCATCCCAGCTGTGCTCTGGCAATGGGCAAACACACCAAATTACTAAAGCTGACTCTGTAAGATGAAAACTAAAAGACACCTTCATTTCATAGATAATCCAACTAGGGCTACATGTAAATCTAGGGAAGGAAAGAAAGCTTTTCTCCTAACTTTCATACTGTAATTCCAGAAATATGGATTGGATCGTATCAGCTTTGCAGGCTTCAGGAATAATCCCTGACACACTCACGCTTGGCTCATGTTTGGTGTCGTCCCCTCAGTTTTTGCTGGGGtatgggcgtcgctggctggctagcattttttacctgtccctaattgtccttgaaaaggtgatgatgaTGATAGTGGCCTCAGGAACAAGCACACAGAGATACAAATCCAGCCCACCCACAAATCTCCCACCTGTGCAGATACACCCACGTTCAGAGCCACTGTCCAGTGAAGCCTCCAGCAGCCCCCCCACCTAGGAGACATCAGGAGCAGgaccactcacactcacttcaaCATGGATGATAAGCAAACAATCTGATCTGCAGCTGAGGTATTTAAGGAGTAATGATGACTGCCAGTGTCTCTGGGGCTAGCAGCCAGAGATGAAGCACTCTTGTGGAACctggagaatttttaaaaagcaggaaaattaaaattgcaCGGCAAATCTCAATCAAAAACTTGCTCACCTTAGTTTAATTGTTGTTATATACATTTTGTGAAGTCTGATTTAAAAAAACCTCCCAGACAATAGATCAGGCTTCCCGTTTCATCcatttagagagtcatagagacgtacagcatggaaacagacccttcggtccaacttggccataccgaccagatatcccaacccaatctagttccacctgccagcacccggcccatatccctccaaacccttcctattcatatatgcatccaaatgttgcaattgtaccagcctccacttcctctggcagctcattccatacccataacaccttctgagtgaaaaggttaccccttgggtctcttttatatctttcccctctcaccctaaacctatgctctcttgctctggactccccgaccccagggaaaagactgtgcctcacccctcagcctccgacgctccagggaaaacagccccagcctgttcagccgctccctatagcgcagatcctccaaccctggcaacatccttttaaatcttttctgaaccctttcaagtttcacaacatctttccaacaggaaggagaccagaaatgcatgcaatattccaacagtagcctaaccaatgtcctgtacagcagcaacatgacctcccaactcctgtactcaatactctgaccactcactaggacattaccattaagtgtataagtcctg
Coding sequences within it:
- the LOC122542342 gene encoding beta-1,4-mannosyl-glycoprotein 4-beta-N-acetylglucosaminyltransferase-like isoform X2, coding for MKMRRRRLVLVLCMAGLCLISFMHFLKALSYITFSHELSAFSPSLRSIFVDSQFFWKQNAAEDVNTGSGLQVTVKVQNGARPPLHRALFELKDDEAKYFIQTKAGAICFKQGTKMAAPSVEGAVDWDRSVMDKPSVQKVANKGFSGRPRRRWVGCPCLPGWHGSYCGVPTMVQYSNLPTKERLSPRPMPRRVINAVNINHEFDLLDVRFHELGDVVDVFVICESNFTAFGEPKPLKFIEMLLNGTYSYMGNKILYVFLDHFPSGGRQDGWIADDYLRTFLTQNGMSRIINLRDDDIFLINDADEIPAHDGVLFLKLFDGWTEPFAFHLRKSLYGFFWKQPGSLEVISGCTVAMLFMVYNGDGIKLRRREYYLMPNFRLYENSTGHILVPWAVGSPLHFAGWHCSWCFKPEGIRYKLLSAQNGDFPRWGNYQEKRDLSYIRELIQTGGWFDGTEQEYPPADPKEHMYAPKYLLQNLNKYRYMLENPYRKESWDQGAVMYNQTGKIT
- the LOC122542342 gene encoding beta-1,4-mannosyl-glycoprotein 4-beta-N-acetylglucosaminyltransferase-like isoform X1 yields the protein MLSLPVVRCAGQVPQAEAPGKIVMKMRRRRLVLVLCMAGLCLISFMHFLKALSYITFSHELSAFSPSLRSIFVDSQFFWKQNAAEDVNTGSGLQVTVKVQNGARPPLHRALFELKDDEAKYFIQTKAGAICFKQGTKMAAPSVEGAVDWDRSVMDKPSVQKVANKGFSGRPRRRWVGCPCLPGWHGSYCGVPTMVQYSNLPTKERLSPRPMPRRVINAVNINHEFDLLDVRFHELGDVVDVFVICESNFTAFGEPKPLKFIEMLLNGTYSYMGNKILYVFLDHFPSGGRQDGWIADDYLRTFLTQNGMSRIINLRDDDIFLINDADEIPAHDGVLFLKLFDGWTEPFAFHLRKSLYGFFWKQPGSLEVISGCTVAMLFMVYNGDGIKLRRREYYLMPNFRLYENSTGHILVPWAVGSPLHFAGWHCSWCFKPEGIRYKLLSAQNGDFPRWGNYQEKRDLSYIRELIQTGGWFDGTEQEYPPADPKEHMYAPKYLLQNLNKYRYMLENPYRKESWDQGAVMYNQTGKIT
- the LOC122542342 gene encoding beta-1,4-mannosyl-glycoprotein 4-beta-N-acetylglucosaminyltransferase-like isoform X3, translating into MLKMKMRRRRLVLVLCMAGLCLISFMHFLKALSYITFSHELSAFSPSLRSIFVDSQFFWKQNAAEDVNTGSGLQVTVKVQNGARPPLHRALFELKDDEAKYFIQTKAGAICFKQGTKMAAPSVEGAVDWDRSVMDKPSVQKVANKGFSGRPRRRWVGCPCLPGWHGSYCGVPTMVQYSNLPTKERLSPRPMPRRVINAVNINHEFDLLDVRFHELGDVVDVFVICESNFTAFGEPKPLKFIEMLLNGTYSYMGNKILYVFLDHFPSGGRQDGWIADDYLRTFLTQNGMSRIINLRDDDIFLINDADEIPAHDGVLFLKLFDGWTEPFAFHLRKSLYGFFWKQPGSLEVISGCTVAMLFMVYNGDGIKLRRREYYLMPNFRLYENSTGHILVPWAVGSPLHFAGWHCSWCFKPEGIRYKLLSAQNGDFPRWGNYQEKRDLSYIRELIQTGGWFDGTEQEYPPADPKEHMYAPKYLLQNLNKYRYMLENPYRKESWDQGAVMYNQTGKIT